A stretch of the Gracilinanus agilis isolate LMUSP501 chromosome 4, AgileGrace, whole genome shotgun sequence genome encodes the following:
- the LOC123244761 gene encoding olfactory receptor 2W3-like: MMDRTNESIQDDFILLGFSDRPQLEVVLFVVILIAYLLTVVGNTTIILLCHIDPRLRSPMYFFLTHLSFLDLCFTTSSIPQLLYNLSGPDKTISYTGCAFQLFLFLALGGVECLLLAVMAYDRFVAVCKPLHYMVIMHPKLCLGLVSTAWFGGVVNSLTMSPVTLKLPRCGHNKVDHFLCEMPALIRLACVNTAVIEGTVFVLAVIIVLTPLVLILVSYGYITQAVVQIKSAVGQRKAINTCSSHLIVVSLFYGNIIYMYMQPGNNASQDQGKFLTLFYNIVTPLFNPLIYTLRNKEVKGALRRLLGEKKGTREK; the protein is encoded by the coding sequence GGTCATCTTGATTGCCTATCTCCTGACAGTAGTGGGCAACACAACCATCATCCTACTGTGCCACATTGACCCTCGCCTGCGAAGTCCAATGTATTTCTTTCTTACCCACCTCTCTTTCCTGGATCTCTGCTTCACCACCAGCTCCATCCCACAACTGCTATATAACCTGAGTGGACCTGATAAAACCATTAGCTATACAGGCTGTGCTTTTCAACTTTTCCTGTTCCTAGCTCTGGGTGGTGTAGAATGTCTCCTGTTGGCTGTCATGGCATATGACCGTTTTGTTGCTGTATGCAAGCCTCTTCATTACATGGTTATTATGCACCCAAAACTCTGCTTGGGACTAGTATCCACCGCCTGGTTTGGTGGTGTGGTCAACTCCTTGACTATGTCCCCTGTAACTCTGAAACTGCCCCGTTGTGGGCACAACAAAGTGGACCACTTCTTGTGTGAAATGCCAGCACTGATCCGGTTGGCCTGTGTAAACACTGCTGTCATTGAGGGCACTGTATTTGTCCTGGCAGTGATTATAGTTTTGACACCTTTAGTTCTTATTTTGGTCTCCTATGGCTATATCACCCAGGCAGTGGTACAGATCAAGTCAGCAGTAGGGCAAAGGAAGGCCATCAACACTTGCAGCTCCCATCTCATTGTAGTCTCCCTCTTTTATGGGAATATTATCTATATGTACATGCAGCCAGGGAACAACGCCTCTCAGGACCAGGGCAAGTTTCTTACTCTCTTCTACAATATAGTGACTCCACTCTTCAACCCACTCATCTATACACTGAGAAACAAGGAAGTCAAGGGGGCACTGAGAAGGCTtctgggagagaagaaagggacaaGGGAAAAATGA